A genomic stretch from Embleya scabrispora includes:
- a CDS encoding DegT/DnrJ/EryC1/StrS family aminotransferase, translated as MTLDKRLGQRFLPYGANWLDWSDMTELREVIDHRVLFRYQTETESMASRLERVTCERLGAAHTLAVHNCTEALRLALIATRPRIGDRVYMPAVTFVAVAGAVLSCGLIPVLVDADDSLSLDPTLLPADAERVIVAHMEGTVATLPEGVPYLIEDCAQSLGARFPDGRSVGTAGYAGTFSFHHNKILTSGEGGLVISNDEQAWAAMRRYHDHGSARVPGRYPTWNEDAHYGENFVTGEQVAAVQCQQFRHLDELLEGLERMYAIAMRDLPDRADLEVRPRAAGDAKVSLRFRCRDRALRDAAVAALTAEGIANWTLNKYLLPEHPVLTGRRSIYADGFPWNFAPEGSLMLSHDGFARTRDRLDRTLCVPLAPELPEAEQVAAVKAIRRVLEAV; from the coding sequence ATGACCCTGGACAAGCGACTGGGACAGCGCTTCCTGCCCTACGGCGCGAACTGGCTCGACTGGTCCGACATGACGGAGCTGCGGGAGGTCATCGACCACCGGGTGTTGTTCCGCTACCAGACCGAGACCGAGAGCATGGCCTCGCGGTTGGAGCGGGTCACCTGCGAACGCCTGGGCGCAGCCCACACGTTGGCCGTACACAACTGCACCGAGGCGCTGAGGCTCGCGCTGATCGCCACCCGCCCGCGCATCGGGGACCGGGTGTACATGCCGGCCGTCACGTTCGTGGCGGTGGCCGGCGCGGTGTTGTCCTGCGGGCTGATCCCGGTACTGGTGGACGCCGACGACTCGTTGTCGCTGGACCCCACGCTGCTGCCGGCCGACGCCGAACGGGTGATCGTGGCCCACATGGAGGGCACGGTGGCCACGCTGCCCGAGGGCGTGCCGTATCTCATCGAGGACTGCGCCCAGTCCCTCGGCGCCCGCTTCCCGGACGGCCGTTCGGTGGGGACCGCGGGCTACGCGGGGACCTTCAGCTTCCACCACAACAAGATCCTCACCTCGGGCGAGGGCGGGTTGGTGATCAGCAACGACGAGCAGGCCTGGGCGGCGATGCGCCGCTACCACGACCACGGCTCGGCGCGGGTGCCCGGGCGCTATCCCACCTGGAACGAAGACGCCCACTACGGCGAGAACTTCGTCACCGGCGAGCAGGTCGCCGCGGTCCAGTGCCAGCAGTTCCGCCACCTCGACGAGCTCCTCGAGGGGCTGGAGCGCATGTACGCCATCGCGATGCGGGACCTGCCGGACCGTGCGGACCTGGAGGTACGGCCGCGCGCGGCGGGCGACGCGAAGGTCAGCCTGCGCTTCCGCTGCCGCGACCGCGCCCTGCGCGACGCCGCCGTGGCCGCGCTGACCGCCGAGGGCATCGCCAACTGGACGCTGAACAAATACCTGTTGCCGGAGCATCCGGTACTCACCGGCCGCCGCTCGATCTACGCCGACGGCTTCCCGTGGAATTTCGCCCCCGAGGGCTCGCTCATGCTCAGCCACGACGGATTCGCCCGTACCCGCGACCGGTTGGACCGCACGCTGTGTGTGCCGCTGGCCCCGGAGTTGCCGGAAGCGGAACAGGTCGCCGCGGTCAAGGCGATCCGACGCGTCCTGGAGGCGGTGTGA